One region of Gymnogyps californianus isolate 813 chromosome 28, ASM1813914v2, whole genome shotgun sequence genomic DNA includes:
- the CCR10 gene encoding C-C chemokine receptor type 10, translated as MQEQVTPSPASTELTATTDFYPWEDGYSWEDSMLPELCEKQVVQGFARTYQPAVYLLLSLLGTVGNGLVLLTHTRYRRAHSITDVCLLHLALSDLLLLLTLPFAITNMLQGWSPGTAACKVLQGLYALNFYSGFFFLTCISVDRYVAIVQVPAACRLRPRARRHGWLTAGLAWLLATLLALPQFIYSRAEQHQDLQLCHVVFPRAVSRAARGATNLVQVVLGFAVPFLVMASCYAAVARTLLAARGAQPHRALRVLLALVLVFVALQLPHSLMVLLDAAELLASWEVSCAQSRRKDLALLVTGGLAYLRCCLNPLLYAFLGQRFRRELWLLASDAGCVGPLEPRCPSCPSPRRRTSLSTCQDVV; from the exons ATGCAGGAGCAG GTgacccccagccctgcctcaaCGGAGCTGACCGCCACCACTGACTTCTACCCCTGGGAGGACGGGTACTCATGGGAGGACAGCATGCTGCCCGAGCTCTGCGAGAAGCAGGTGGTGCAGGGCTTCGCCCGCACCTACCAGCCTGCCGTCTACCTGCTGCTCTCACTGCTGGGCACAGTGGGGAATGGGCTGGTGCTGCTCACGCACACCCGCTACCGCCGGGCACACAGCATCACCGACGTCTGCCTCCTGCACCTCGCCCTGTCTgacctcctgctgctcctgacgCTGCCCTTCGCCATCACCAACATGCTGCAGGGCTGGTCCCCAGGCACGGCCGCCTGCAAGGTGCTGCAGGGCCTCTACGCCCTCAACTTCTACAGCGgcttcttcttcctcacctgCATCAGCGTGGACCGCTACGTGGCCATCGTGCAGGTGCCGGCCGCCTGCCGCCTGCGCCCACGGGCTCGCCGccacggctggctgacggcggggctggcctggctgctggccacgctgctggcACTGCCCCAGTTCATCTACAGCCGAGCGGAGCAGCACCAGgacctccagctctgccacgtCGTCTTCCCCCGCGCGGTCTCACGGGCCGCCCGCGGGGCCACCAACCTGGTGCAGGTCGTGCTGGGCTTCGCGGTGCCCTTCCTGGTGATGGCAAGCTGCTACGCGGCCGTGGCCCGGACGCTGCTGGCGGCCCGCGGCGCCCAGCCCCACCGGGCGCTGCGGGTGCTGCTGGCCCTCGTGCTGGTGTTTGTGGCGCTGCAGCTGCCCCACAGCCTGATGGTGCTGCTGGACGCGGCCGAGCTGCTGGCCAGCTGGGAGGTGAGCTGTGCCCAGAGCCGCCGCAAGGACCTGGCGCTGCTGGTCACCGGTGGGCTGGCATACCTGCGCTGCTGCCTCAACCCCCTGCTCTACGCCTTCCTGGGCCAGCGCTTCCGCCgggagctgtggctgctggccAGCGATGCCGGCTGCGTGGGGCCCCTTGAGCCAcgctgccccagctgccccagtCCCCGCCGGCGGACATCGCTCTCCACCTGCCAGGACGTGGTGTAG